One Desulforhopalus sp. DNA segment encodes these proteins:
- a CDS encoding DnaJ domain-containing protein, protein MAMKDYYQILGVTKTSTAEEIRKNYRKLAMLHHPDRNPNDPTAEQKFKEVAEAYGVLTDPVKRRQYDSCRASGVTHPNSQPAGDFTYSQEDILRDLFKDPHFQQLFSGLLREFQRSGWRYGSTFIKRSFFGGKGGVFIGGIFFIGSLAGPLLAGAAKKGLSGKSSLLKSAGRALGSLVNTGLKTITQGITQNAKATSPHLLELDTTYTTPLTAAELQYGKTIQILVYGEAGEQTLQVKIPAGSRSGQKLRLRGKGRIGTLGRGDLYLQLVRKEG, encoded by the coding sequence ATGGCAATGAAAGATTATTATCAGATACTAGGGGTCACAAAAACCAGCACGGCCGAGGAAATTCGCAAGAACTACCGGAAACTGGCCATGCTCCACCACCCCGACCGCAACCCCAACGACCCAACCGCCGAGCAAAAGTTTAAGGAGGTCGCCGAGGCCTACGGCGTACTTACCGACCCGGTTAAACGCCGGCAATACGACAGCTGCCGGGCAAGCGGCGTTACCCATCCAAACAGCCAGCCGGCCGGCGACTTCACCTATAGCCAAGAGGACATTCTTCGGGATCTCTTCAAGGATCCACACTTCCAGCAGCTATTTTCCGGATTACTGAGGGAATTTCAGCGCTCCGGCTGGCGTTACGGCTCGACATTCATCAAGCGAAGTTTTTTCGGCGGCAAGGGCGGCGTTTTCATTGGCGGCATCTTCTTCATCGGCTCACTGGCCGGGCCGCTCCTTGCCGGCGCTGCCAAGAAAGGTCTCTCGGGCAAATCTTCCCTGCTGAAATCAGCCGGCAGAGCCTTGGGCTCCTTAGTCAACACCGGGCTCAAGACAATTACCCAAGGCATTACCCAAAATGCCAAAGCAACATCCCCTCATCTCCTCGAACTCGACACCACCTACACCACACCACTCACCGCTGCGGAGCTGCAATACGGCAAGACCATTCAGATTCTCGTCTACGGCGAGGCAGGCGAGCAGACTCTCCAGGTGAAAATCCCAGCAGGCAGCAGAAGCGGCCAGAAACTCCGCCTGCGCGGTAAGGGCCGCATCGGTACCCTCGGTCGAGGTGATTTGTATCTGCAATTGGTGAGAAAGGAAGGGTGA
- a CDS encoding ATP-binding protein: MKRLFFATWVFLIASLLFVQFILGPIIGKIAKTHLDDSIAEYSRQLARGTFHMMELDLLRLPEDEWPNRIIQLAPHFGYNIVLLPIGELPLSKYQMDQLRDGIIAVAEDGELLYHRIGKSHMALRKGPFSVLEPDSGYFNLIIWLGITAIIGVLTFICVLPYWRQLRKISNAATAFGDGALDTRVEISKISTLALLAQAFNTMADRIQELISSHKELTNAVSHELRTPLSRLRFGLEMLETAEDQEKRRRYARGLRADVTELDELVSELLTFARFDREKPELQLSILSLEPFLRQVIAESIPEDHPVHCQLQYRINSASGNPCFEPKYMARAIGNLLQNALSYAEKDIEIVAERNGETCIIHIDDDGPGIPEADRVKVFEPFARLDASRSKASGGYGLGLAIVTRIMQWHNGQATAGNSPLGGARLTITWPGFSK, from the coding sequence ATGAAAAGGCTTTTTTTCGCTACCTGGGTCTTCCTCATCGCCTCGCTGCTCTTTGTCCAGTTCATCCTCGGACCGATCATCGGCAAGATCGCCAAAACGCATCTTGATGACTCCATAGCCGAATATAGCCGGCAGCTCGCCAGGGGCACCTTCCACATGATGGAACTCGACCTGCTGCGCCTGCCGGAGGATGAGTGGCCAAACCGCATCATCCAGCTGGCACCGCACTTCGGCTATAATATAGTACTGTTACCGATAGGCGAACTGCCGTTAAGCAAATACCAGATGGATCAGCTCCGGGATGGCATAATAGCCGTCGCCGAAGATGGCGAGCTCCTTTATCATCGGATCGGCAAAAGCCATATGGCCCTGCGTAAAGGGCCTTTCTCGGTATTGGAGCCTGATTCCGGCTATTTTAACCTGATTATCTGGCTGGGTATAACCGCGATAATCGGCGTTCTGACCTTTATCTGCGTCCTCCCCTATTGGCGGCAACTGCGCAAGATTAGCAATGCGGCTACGGCCTTTGGCGATGGTGCACTTGACACCCGTGTTGAGATATCAAAAATATCGACCCTTGCCCTGCTCGCCCAGGCCTTTAACACCATGGCCGACCGAATCCAGGAACTGATCAGTTCCCATAAGGAACTGACCAACGCGGTTTCCCACGAATTGCGCACGCCACTGTCGCGCCTGCGCTTTGGCCTGGAGATGCTTGAAACCGCAGAAGATCAAGAAAAACGCCGTCGTTATGCCCGGGGACTGCGGGCCGATGTCACCGAGCTTGACGAACTGGTTTCAGAACTGCTCACCTTTGCCCGCTTCGACCGCGAGAAACCGGAATTACAGCTGAGCATCCTCTCCCTTGAACCTTTCCTCCGCCAGGTTATCGCCGAATCAATCCCCGAGGACCACCCCGTGCACTGTCAGCTGCAATACCGTATCAATTCAGCATCAGGGAACCCATGCTTTGAGCCGAAATACATGGCCAGGGCCATCGGCAATCTGTTGCAGAACGCCTTGAGTTACGCCGAAAAAGACATTGAGATCGTAGCCGAGCGCAACGGCGAGACCTGCATCATCCATATTGACGACGACGGACCGGGGATTCCCGAGGCTGACCGGGTGAAGGTCTTTGAACCGTTTGCCCGCCTTGATGCCAGCCGTAGCAAGGCCTCCGGAGGCTATGGCCTGGGGCTGGCTATCGTCACGCGCATCATGCAGTGGCACAATGGCCAGGCAACCGCCGGCAACTCACCACTGGGAGGAGCCAGGCTGACCATCACCTGGCCGGGATTTTCCAAATAG
- a CDS encoding FAD-dependent oxidoreductase codes for MKKLIIFIIVGTIVSFFAFDLNQLLTLENIKSQQAELIAWRDRAPIMVSMVFFAIYVLVTALSLPGAAVMSLAGGGLFGLVWGFIIISFASTIGATLAFLVARYLLRDWVQKRFGDRLEAINQGVAREGALYLFSLRLVPIFPFFLINILMGLTPIKTFTFYWVSQLGMFAGTLVFINAGTQLAKIDGLQGILSPGLFLSFTLLGIFPLIAKKFNDWLTRRRVYGKWPRPKKFDRNLVVIGAGAAGLVSSYIAAAVGAKVTLIEANRMGGDCLNTGCVPSKALIRSAKLAQQMRHASSYGLQDMQPCFNFREVMERVQRIIAEVEPHDSIARYTGLGVDVLQGYARIVDPWTVEVTTVGGGKQSLTTRSIIIAAGARPVVPPLPGIETSGYLTSDSLWEALRSCEEVPKRLVVLGGGPIGCELSQCFARLGARVTQVERGERILAREDAEVSAFARQALEKDGVSVLTGHSALSCVKDDQGRAVIVSHQGVEKRVAYDVMICALGRSARLTGYGLSELGIATDRTVVTNDYLETLYPNIYAAGDVAGPYQFTHVAAHQAWYAAVNALFSPWKKFKADYRVIPWTTFIDPEVARVGLNEQEARAKSIAYEVTRFDLAELDRAIADGAAQGFIKVLTLPGKDRILGVTIVGAHGGDLLAEFVLAMKHGLGLNKILGTIHTYPTMSEAGKYAAGEWKRAHAPARILNLLARYHAWRRG; via the coding sequence ATGAAAAAACTCATCATCTTTATCATTGTCGGTACCATTGTCAGTTTTTTCGCCTTTGATCTCAACCAGCTGCTCACCCTTGAAAACATCAAGTCGCAGCAGGCGGAGCTGATCGCCTGGCGGGACCGGGCTCCGATTATGGTCAGCATGGTTTTCTTTGCCATCTATGTGTTGGTGACCGCTCTGTCTCTACCTGGCGCGGCGGTCATGAGCCTTGCCGGCGGCGGGCTTTTCGGATTGGTCTGGGGCTTTATCATAATCTCCTTTGCCTCGACCATCGGGGCAACACTTGCCTTTCTCGTTGCCCGCTATCTGTTGCGTGATTGGGTGCAGAAGAGGTTTGGCGACCGTCTCGAGGCGATCAATCAGGGGGTGGCGCGGGAAGGTGCTTTGTATCTCTTCAGTCTGCGCCTGGTGCCGATCTTTCCCTTTTTTCTCATCAATATCCTCATGGGCCTGACGCCAATTAAGACATTTACCTTCTATTGGGTCAGTCAGCTGGGAATGTTTGCCGGAACCCTGGTGTTTATTAATGCCGGGACGCAGCTGGCAAAGATCGACGGTCTGCAGGGGATACTCTCGCCGGGGCTGTTTCTTTCCTTTACCCTCCTCGGTATCTTTCCGCTAATTGCCAAGAAATTCAATGACTGGCTGACAAGGCGGCGGGTCTACGGCAAGTGGCCGAGGCCAAAAAAATTCGACAGAAACCTCGTGGTCATCGGGGCCGGGGCGGCCGGCTTGGTCAGTTCCTATATTGCAGCCGCTGTGGGGGCCAAGGTTACTCTCATTGAGGCCAACAGGATGGGCGGCGACTGTCTCAACACCGGTTGTGTTCCCAGTAAGGCCCTGATCAGGAGTGCCAAGCTGGCCCAGCAGATGAGACACGCCAGCTCCTATGGTCTTCAGGATATGCAGCCCTGTTTCAACTTTCGTGAGGTAATGGAGCGGGTGCAGCGGATTATTGCCGAAGTCGAGCCGCACGACAGTATCGCACGCTACACCGGGCTTGGTGTTGATGTTCTTCAAGGATATGCCAGGATTGTCGATCCCTGGACCGTCGAGGTTACAACTGTCGGTGGGGGAAAACAGAGCCTCACCACCCGGTCGATCATCATTGCCGCCGGGGCCAGGCCCGTTGTCCCACCTCTGCCGGGAATTGAGACCTCAGGGTATCTCACCAGCGACAGCCTGTGGGAGGCCCTGCGCTCCTGCGAGGAGGTGCCAAAGCGCCTGGTGGTTCTCGGCGGTGGTCCGATCGGCTGTGAGCTGTCACAGTGCTTTGCCCGTCTGGGCGCCCGGGTGACCCAGGTGGAGCGGGGGGAGAGGATCCTCGCCCGGGAGGATGCCGAGGTTTCGGCCTTCGCCCGCCAGGCCCTTGAAAAGGATGGGGTGAGCGTCCTCACCGGCCATAGCGCCTTATCCTGCGTCAAAGATGATCAGGGCAGGGCGGTCATCGTTTCGCACCAGGGGGTGGAAAAGCGTGTTGCCTACGATGTAATGATCTGTGCACTGGGGCGCAGTGCCCGCCTGACCGGTTATGGCCTAAGTGAGTTGGGGATTGCTACGGACCGGACGGTAGTCACCAACGACTATTTGGAAACCCTGTATCCCAATATCTACGCGGCAGGCGATGTCGCCGGACCGTATCAGTTCACCCATGTTGCAGCGCACCAGGCATGGTATGCCGCGGTCAATGCCCTTTTTAGCCCATGGAAGAAATTCAAGGCCGATTACCGGGTGATTCCCTGGACGACCTTTATCGATCCCGAGGTCGCCCGGGTAGGGTTGAATGAACAGGAGGCTCGGGCCAAGTCCATTGCCTATGAAGTGACGCGCTTTGACCTCGCCGAGCTTGACCGGGCCATTGCCGACGGCGCTGCCCAGGGCTTTATCAAGGTACTGACTCTGCCCGGCAAGGATCGGATTCTTGGGGTGACCATCGTCGGTGCGCATGGCGGCGATCTGCTTGCGGAATTTGTCCTGGCCATGAAACATGGCCTTGGCCTGAATAAGATCCTCGGCACCATCCACACCTATCCAACCATGTCCGAGGCGGGTAAATATGCGGCGGGAGAATGGAAACGGGCCCATGCCCCGGCGAGGATTCTTAATCTTCTTGCAAGATATCATGCCTGGAGGAGGGGATAA
- a CDS encoding DUF547 domain-containing protein → MIRIVALLWLLLVASAAPATTVFDHGTWDRLLQAHVRVLEEGRASQVDYRGFMAQRTKLKEYLQKLTAVAVGEFDSWPKGEQLAFLLNAYNAWTVELILTRYPDLQSIKDLGSFLQSPWKKKFIPLLGEMRSLDDIEHGMIRGSGRYQEPRIHFAANCASIGCPALRPEAFRGVDLDRQLEEATRLFLGDRLRNRLNGKVLEVSSLFKWYRDDFAGGRPSPSLAAFLAGYAQALGLSGKKGEALAAGEIPIEFLEYDWRLNDIR, encoded by the coding sequence ATGATTCGAATTGTGGCACTTTTATGGCTGCTGCTGGTGGCCTCGGCGGCACCGGCGACAACGGTTTTTGATCACGGCACCTGGGATAGGCTGCTGCAGGCCCATGTCCGGGTGCTGGAGGAGGGGCGGGCAAGTCAGGTTGATTACCGTGGCTTTATGGCCCAACGGACCAAACTGAAGGAGTATTTACAAAAACTTACGGCGGTTGCGGTTGGGGAATTTGATTCCTGGCCAAAGGGCGAGCAACTGGCCTTTCTCCTCAATGCCTATAACGCCTGGACGGTTGAGCTCATCCTTACCAGATATCCGGATCTGCAGTCGATAAAGGACCTTGGCAGTTTTCTTCAGTCACCCTGGAAAAAGAAATTTATCCCCCTCCTCGGGGAAATGCGGTCGCTAGATGATATCGAGCACGGGATGATCCGTGGCTCCGGCAGATATCAGGAACCGCGGATTCATTTTGCCGCAAACTGTGCAAGCATCGGTTGCCCGGCCCTGCGGCCCGAAGCCTTCCGCGGCGTCGATCTGGACCGGCAGCTGGAAGAGGCGACCCGGCTGTTCCTTGGTGATCGCCTGAGAAACCGCCTGAACGGCAAAGTGCTGGAGGTTTCTTCGCTCTTTAAGTGGTACCGCGACGACTTTGCCGGGGGCAGGCCATCTCCCTCTCTTGCTGCTTTTTTGGCTGGCTATGCACAGGCCTTGGGGCTTTCCGGGAAGAAAGGGGAGGCACTGGCGGCCGGGGAAATACCAATTGAGTTTCTCGAGTATGATTGGCGATTAAATGATATCCGCTAA
- a CDS encoding response regulator: MSEMSRILLIEDDARLAKLVKEYLEGHGFLVSIEGRGDTGSARILTEQPDLVVLDLMLPGMDGLTVCRTIRRDYTGPVLMLTAREDDTDQVVGLELGADDYVKKPVEPRVLLARIRALLRRFDNTQQNSRSGPEETEELVFGNLRLNHASQTAILCGAPVELTSNEFALLWILAVNGGHTLDRETLFRATRGINYDGLDRSVDIAISRLRKKLGDNTTKPWRIKTVWGLGYLFVKDAWENNDHRSPDNP, encoded by the coding sequence ATGTCTGAAATGTCCCGTATTTTGCTTATCGAAGATGATGCTCGATTGGCCAAGCTCGTCAAGGAGTATCTCGAAGGCCACGGCTTCTTGGTCTCCATAGAAGGTCGAGGCGATACCGGGTCCGCAAGAATCCTAACCGAACAGCCGGATCTGGTTGTCCTCGACCTCATGTTGCCGGGAATGGACGGCCTGACTGTCTGCCGAACGATCCGCCGCGATTACACCGGACCAGTGCTCATGCTAACTGCCCGGGAGGACGATACCGACCAGGTTGTTGGACTGGAACTTGGCGCCGACGATTACGTTAAAAAACCGGTTGAACCTCGGGTCCTCTTGGCCCGTATCCGCGCCCTCCTTCGCAGGTTCGATAATACCCAGCAAAACAGCCGCAGTGGGCCAGAAGAAACTGAAGAGCTGGTCTTCGGCAACCTCCGTCTCAATCATGCCTCACAAACGGCCATCCTGTGCGGCGCCCCGGTTGAGTTAACCAGCAACGAATTTGCCCTGCTGTGGATCCTGGCAGTCAATGGTGGTCATACCCTCGACCGGGAGACGCTGTTTCGAGCTACCCGGGGAATCAACTATGACGGACTGGACCGGTCGGTGGACATCGCCATCTCCCGGTTGCGGAAAAAACTGGGCGACAATACAACAAAGCCGTGGCGGATCAAAACGGTTTGGGGACTGGGGTACCTCTTCGTCAAAGATGCCTGGGAAAACAATGACCACCGGAGTCCTGATAATCCATGA
- a CDS encoding PAS domain-containing protein, protein MMWLSELLKKSRDFILVLDTSSTILQVGEHFHNALQEQLVGIAELSTLVRQQSYQLAQQGIMHLPLEKRNIFPSPFSVLHQDDQIVVLLATDRKPYQALISHLRQSRDREEVFREKNERVHILLDESSDPIFSFSADGTYLYINKVFADTIGRLQQDVIGKKIWDVFSKDEADRRFAKVQEVFQTGETGTIAVRVPLPGGGERFFLTTVKPVKDGQGLVSFVICISKDITELRQAREEIAVLRGIIPICASCKNIRDDAGYWQRIEDYVTSHSAAEFSHGLCPDCATKLYPEFVKDKSPAKIV, encoded by the coding sequence ATGATGTGGCTCAGTGAATTGTTAAAGAAGTCCCGAGATTTTATTTTGGTGTTGGATACGTCCAGTACCATTCTCCAGGTGGGGGAGCATTTCCATAATGCGCTTCAGGAACAATTGGTTGGGATTGCCGAATTGTCGACCTTGGTAAGGCAACAGAGCTACCAATTAGCCCAACAGGGGATCATGCATTTACCCCTTGAAAAAAGAAACATTTTCCCCTCACCGTTTTCGGTGCTGCATCAAGATGACCAGATTGTTGTCTTGTTAGCCACCGACCGCAAACCCTATCAGGCCTTAATAAGCCATCTTCGCCAAAGCCGGGACCGGGAAGAAGTGTTTCGGGAAAAAAATGAGCGGGTGCACATCCTTCTTGACGAATCAAGTGACCCCATTTTCAGTTTTTCTGCTGATGGTACATATCTCTATATTAATAAAGTATTTGCGGATACCATAGGGAGACTGCAGCAGGATGTGATCGGCAAGAAGATCTGGGATGTATTCAGCAAAGATGAAGCCGATAGGCGTTTTGCTAAAGTTCAAGAGGTCTTCCAAACCGGCGAAACAGGAACCATTGCAGTAAGGGTGCCTCTGCCGGGAGGAGGCGAGAGATTTTTCCTGACAACGGTGAAACCAGTGAAGGACGGGCAGGGACTAGTATCCTTTGTTATTTGTATCTCTAAGGATATTACGGAATTGCGTCAAGCTCGGGAAGAAATCGCCGTACTCCGCGGGATCATCCCCATCTGTGCCTCATGCAAAAATATCCGCGATGATGCGGGCTATTGGCAGCGGATCGAGGATTATGTTACCAGTCACTCAGCTGCAGAATTTTCTCATGGTCTCTGTCCGGATTGCGCAACCAAGCTCTATCCTGAGTTTGTCAAAGACAAATCTCCGGCAAAAATCGTCTGA
- a CDS encoding porin family protein — translation MNMKKRYLVGVLAAVSVVSFLTAETVMAAAGGDKMNYGQLKVGMIQPSGDQDDAGYDTGGDFSAAYGRHLNKFLVLEGAIDLFGSGQDSSGYNSHAGYYDQDTTLSGAALLVTLKGEFSSGPVDLFAGAGVGLYSVLLDSEIDSTYYGDLDADDSDGVFGAHVVAGINYNINDRFFVGMEGRYRWTDDVELSDTVASIPVEYYGDLSGFVVTFNGGIRF, via the coding sequence ATGAATATGAAAAAAAGGTATCTGGTAGGAGTGTTAGCTGCGGTGAGTGTAGTGAGTTTTCTTACTGCTGAGACTGTTATGGCGGCCGCCGGCGGCGATAAAATGAATTATGGCCAGTTGAAAGTCGGTATGATTCAACCGTCCGGTGATCAGGACGACGCCGGGTATGACACCGGCGGTGATTTTTCCGCGGCTTATGGCCGGCATCTCAATAAGTTTTTGGTTCTCGAAGGTGCCATTGATCTCTTTGGTTCTGGCCAGGATAGCAGCGGTTATAATTCTCATGCGGGGTATTATGATCAGGATACCACACTCAGTGGTGCCGCTTTGCTCGTAACCTTGAAGGGCGAATTCTCATCTGGTCCGGTTGATTTGTTTGCAGGAGCCGGTGTGGGCCTTTATTCTGTTCTTCTGGACAGCGAGATCGATTCCACATACTATGGTGATTTGGATGCTGATGATTCCGATGGGGTCTTTGGTGCCCATGTGGTAGCAGGTATTAATTACAATATCAATGATCGTTTCTTTGTCGGCATGGAAGGCCGGTATCGCTGGACTGACGACGTCGAGCTCAGTGACACAGTTGCCTCGATTCCGGTTGAGTACTATGGCGACCTTAGTGGCTTTGTCGTGACCTTCAATGGAGGTATTCGTTTCTAG
- a CDS encoding long-chain fatty acid--CoA ligase, whose translation MSIMSYQSIPAILKDNAKKYGDKAAISYKEKGTYVTLTYEEFYERVLKLARGLSKYGVTPGDKVAIFSENRLGWAIADFAIQSVGGITVPIYATNTGKQAAYIINHCEARVVFCSTKSQYDKLYSIKDDLPNVDLVVSFVPFMGRRSFPVFALDQLSEIDTAVSDEDRQMIEDQIAQITQNDLITVIYTSGTTGVPKGVLLTQRNIMINAEYGIEQLGMPQSGMTMLSFLPLSHVLERTGGYYATLMNGNHLAFAESPALVMENMAEVRPTAMVSVPRLFEKIYSRVYEGVRQMPPARQKIFEKAMEVGREYVNKKHITKEPISLLLNLKYQMYDRLIFKKIRARFGGRLTYFLCGGAPLDKTVCEFMWIIGLPVYNGYGLTETSPALTISGAGKVRFDSVGKPLRETELKLAPDGELLVKGPQVMLGYYKNDEATLDTMQDGWFKTGDIAKIDEEGYVYIVDRKKELIVTAGGKNIAPQPIENELKLDKYISSAIVFGDLKPYLVAIITADIEVLKEYAREEKINFTTNDDLVQNPKIKDLYASRIKELNKSYPPYKTIKYFAVVANDFSIEGGELTPTLKLKRKVILEKYKDLIEDLYAGKGSGDTSR comes from the coding sequence ATGAGCATCATGTCATATCAGTCAATCCCGGCAATACTCAAAGACAATGCCAAGAAGTACGGCGACAAAGCTGCGATCAGTTACAAAGAAAAAGGCACCTATGTCACGCTCACCTATGAGGAATTTTATGAACGGGTGTTGAAGTTGGCGAGGGGGCTGAGCAAGTACGGCGTCACGCCCGGCGACAAGGTGGCCATCTTTTCTGAAAACCGACTTGGCTGGGCGATTGCCGATTTCGCGATCCAGTCCGTAGGCGGCATTACCGTGCCGATTTATGCCACCAACACCGGCAAGCAGGCAGCCTACATTATCAACCACTGCGAGGCGCGGGTCGTTTTTTGCTCGACAAAATCCCAATACGACAAGCTTTACTCCATAAAAGACGATCTTCCCAATGTCGATCTGGTGGTTTCCTTCGTGCCCTTTATGGGGCGACGCTCCTTTCCGGTCTTCGCTTTAGATCAGCTGTCAGAGATCGACACTGCCGTTTCCGACGAAGATCGGCAGATGATAGAGGATCAGATTGCCCAGATCACCCAGAATGATCTCATTACGGTTATCTACACCTCGGGAACAACGGGTGTGCCGAAGGGTGTCCTTCTCACCCAGCGCAATATCATGATCAACGCCGAATACGGTATCGAACAACTCGGTATGCCGCAGAGTGGCATGACAATGCTCAGCTTTTTGCCGCTCAGCCACGTTTTGGAGCGCACTGGCGGGTACTATGCAACTTTGATGAACGGTAACCATCTGGCCTTTGCAGAAAGTCCGGCGCTGGTTATGGAGAACATGGCAGAGGTCAGACCGACTGCGATGGTCAGCGTACCCCGACTCTTTGAGAAGATCTATTCCCGTGTCTATGAAGGAGTCCGACAAATGCCGCCGGCTCGTCAGAAAATCTTCGAGAAGGCGATGGAGGTAGGGCGGGAGTACGTCAATAAAAAACACATTACCAAAGAGCCCATCAGTTTGCTGCTTAACCTGAAATACCAAATGTATGACAGGCTGATTTTTAAGAAGATTCGGGCGAGGTTCGGCGGGCGATTGACCTACTTCCTCTGTGGTGGAGCGCCCCTCGATAAAACCGTCTGTGAGTTTATGTGGATCATCGGTCTGCCGGTATATAATGGCTACGGTCTGACCGAAACCAGTCCTGCGCTGACCATCAGTGGCGCCGGCAAGGTGCGTTTCGACTCGGTCGGCAAACCCTTACGGGAGACCGAACTGAAGCTGGCCCCGGATGGAGAGTTATTGGTTAAAGGGCCACAGGTTATGCTTGGTTATTACAAAAATGACGAAGCGACACTCGATACCATGCAAGACGGCTGGTTTAAAACCGGTGATATCGCCAAGATTGATGAAGAGGGTTATGTCTACATCGTTGATCGGAAGAAAGAGTTGATCGTCACCGCCGGTGGCAAGAATATCGCCCCCCAGCCCATCGAAAACGAGCTGAAACTCGACAAATATATCTCCTCGGCAATCGTTTTTGGTGACCTGAAACCTTACCTGGTGGCGATAATCACCGCTGATATCGAGGTTCTCAAAGAGTATGCCCGGGAAGAAAAAATAAATTTTACCACCAATGATGATCTGGTGCAAAATCCCAAGATTAAGGACCTGTATGCATCCCGCATTAAGGAGTTGAATAAGAGTTACCCACCGTATAAGACCATCAAGTATTTCGCAGTCGTGGCTAATGATTTCTCAATTGAAGGCGGTGAACTCACGCCTACCCTGAAGTTGAAGCGCAAGGTCATTCTTGAAAAATACAAGGATCTTATCGAGGATCTTTATGCAGGAAAGGGCAGTGGTGATACTAGCCGATAG